One Acidimicrobiia bacterium DNA segment encodes these proteins:
- a CDS encoding glycosyltransferase, with protein MLERVPLLEKDLDDYVEIAGSDTIERIRALAEPLRGARVLHLNATAYGGGVAELLATHVPLLRSAGLEAEWQVMHGSDDFFGVTKQVHNALQGSDVEWTPEMARTYLEKVLDNALLLEGEYDFIVVHDPQPAAMLSFLHGTAIDRPDTRWIWRCHIDLTDANDAVWEFFRPHVERYDASVWTMPEFVPTSLEMDRIVQAPPCIDPLSVKNLDLPTPFVTEICKQYGVDTRRPFVCQVSRFDPWKDPVGVIEAFRVVREKVPDAQLVLAGSMATDDPEGFRVWEQTEDARGGDRDIHLLSNIQQVGNVQINAFQRAADVVLQKSLREGFGLTVSEGLWKGRPVIGGRAGGIVLQVRDGVDGYLVDSVDECARRTIELLADPATADTMGESGREHVRANFLSTRELEDWLRLFVDLGS; from the coding sequence GTGCTCGAACGCGTCCCGCTGCTCGAGAAGGACCTCGACGACTATGTCGAGATCGCCGGAAGCGACACGATCGAACGGATCCGTGCGCTCGCCGAGCCGCTGCGGGGTGCACGCGTGCTGCATCTCAACGCGACGGCGTACGGCGGTGGCGTCGCCGAGCTGCTCGCCACGCACGTCCCGTTGCTGCGGAGCGCCGGGCTCGAGGCCGAGTGGCAGGTGATGCACGGCAGCGACGACTTCTTCGGTGTCACGAAGCAGGTGCACAACGCGCTGCAGGGCTCGGACGTCGAGTGGACGCCGGAGATGGCCCGCACCTACCTCGAGAAGGTGCTCGACAACGCGCTGCTGCTCGAGGGCGAGTACGACTTCATCGTCGTGCACGACCCGCAACCGGCGGCGATGCTGAGCTTCCTGCACGGGACCGCGATCGACCGGCCCGACACGCGCTGGATCTGGCGCTGCCACATCGACCTCACGGACGCGAACGACGCGGTGTGGGAGTTCTTCCGTCCGCACGTGGAACGGTACGACGCGTCGGTGTGGACGATGCCGGAGTTCGTGCCGACGTCGCTCGAGATGGACCGCATCGTGCAGGCACCGCCGTGCATCGATCCGCTGTCGGTCAAGAACCTCGACCTGCCGACCCCGTTCGTCACCGAGATCTGCAAGCAGTACGGCGTCGATACGCGACGTCCGTTCGTCTGCCAGGTGAGCCGATTCGACCCGTGGAAGGACCCGGTCGGCGTGATCGAGGCGTTCCGCGTCGTACGCGAGAAGGTGCCGGACGCGCAGCTCGTCCTCGCGGGTTCGATGGCGACCGACGATCCCGAGGGCTTCCGCGTGTGGGAGCAGACCGAGGACGCGCGCGGCGGCGACCGCGACATCCACCTGCTGTCGAACATCCAGCAGGTGGGCAACGTGCAGATCAACGCGTTCCAACGCGCCGCCGACGTGGTCCTGCAGAAGTCGTTGCGCGAAGGCTTCGGGCTCACCGTCAGCGAAGGCCTCTGGAAGGGCCGGCCGGTGATCGGCGGCCGCGCGGGCGGGATCGTGCTGCAGGTGCGCGACGGCGTCGACGGCTACCTCGTGGACTCGGTCGACGAGTGCGCGCGCCGCACGATCGAGCTCCTCGCCGATCCGGCAACTGCGGACACGATGGGCGAGAGCGGGCGCGAGCACGTGCGTGCGAACTTCCTGTCGACACGCGAGCTCGAGGACTGGCTCCGGCTGTTCGTGGACCTCGGGTCGTGA
- a CDS encoding ZIP family metal transporter encodes MSTPEILGLGAIAGLTIFLGLPIGRLRSPAPRTQAFLNAVAIGILVFLVFDVLEHANETVETALTHASDGDGSWWRFAMLAAIFAAGVGIGLLSLVYYDRWLARRRRARFGPGAMAVEELHRPAPRKIHEPAYQLATFIALGIGLHNFSEGLAIGQSAARGEISLALVLIIGFGLHNATEGFGIVGPLAAEGERASWGFLTVMGLIGGGPTFLGTLVGQSFVNDELFLAFLALAAGSIIYVVVQLVQVAHRLGHKEWLMWGLFLGLVLGFATDYVLVAAGA; translated from the coding sequence GTGTCCACGCCCGAGATCCTCGGCCTCGGCGCCATCGCCGGCCTGACGATCTTCCTCGGTCTGCCGATCGGCCGGCTGCGCTCGCCGGCGCCGCGCACGCAGGCCTTCCTGAACGCCGTCGCGATCGGGATCCTCGTCTTCCTCGTCTTCGACGTGCTGGAGCACGCCAACGAGACCGTCGAGACCGCGCTCACGCACGCGAGCGACGGCGACGGGAGCTGGTGGCGGTTCGCGATGCTCGCCGCGATCTTCGCGGCGGGCGTCGGCATCGGGCTGCTCAGCCTCGTGTACTACGACCGCTGGCTCGCGCGACGGCGCCGGGCCCGGTTCGGGCCGGGCGCGATGGCCGTCGAGGAGCTGCACCGTCCCGCGCCCCGCAAGATCCACGAGCCTGCGTACCAGCTCGCGACGTTCATCGCGCTCGGCATCGGGTTGCACAACTTCTCGGAGGGGCTCGCGATCGGTCAGTCCGCCGCGCGGGGCGAGATCAGCCTCGCGCTCGTGCTGATCATCGGCTTCGGCCTGCACAACGCGACCGAGGGTTTCGGCATCGTCGGACCGCTCGCCGCGGAAGGCGAGCGCGCGTCGTGGGGGTTCCTCACCGTGATGGGCCTCATCGGCGGCGGCCCGACCTTCCTCGGCACGCTCGTCGGGCAGTCGTTCGTGAACGACGAGCTGTTCCTCGCGTTCCTCGCGCTCGCGGCCGGCTCGATCATCTACGTCGTCGTCCAGCTCGTGCAGGTCGCCCACCGTCTCGGCCACAAGGAATGGCTGATGTGGGGCCTGTTCCTCGGCTTGGTGCTCGGCTTCGCGACGGATTACGTCCTAGTAGCTGCCGGCGCGTGA
- a CDS encoding glycerate kinase — translation MSVALACPDKFRGTLTASEAADRIAAGLRTAGFDEVRALPLADGGEGTLDTLLAARGGSRRPARVTGPLGEPVDAEWGLLPDGTAVVEMANASGLARVDGRNDPLRATTRGTGELVAAAARAGARRIIVGVGGSATTDGGLGAVDALGWSLAGLDVVVACDVHTRFVDAARVFGPQKGATDAQVALLTRRLQSVAQQYLDRTAFDVHGVEGGGAAGGLAGGLAAIGARLEPGFDVVARVAGFEDAVADADAVVTGEGKLDPTSFDGKVVGGVLEWAGELGVEHRAVIAGQVTPEARDEASVLGDVQVLALTDRVWQAGEAFQRAGTLVEEAAIEAGKDALTKMRH, via the coding sequence ATGAGCGTCGCCCTTGCCTGTCCCGACAAGTTCCGCGGGACCCTCACCGCGTCCGAGGCGGCCGATCGGATCGCGGCGGGTCTCCGGACGGCCGGCTTCGACGAGGTGCGCGCGCTGCCGCTCGCCGACGGCGGCGAGGGCACGCTCGACACGTTGCTCGCCGCCCGCGGTGGCTCGCGTCGCCCGGCCCGGGTCACGGGACCGCTCGGCGAGCCCGTCGACGCGGAGTGGGGCCTCCTCCCCGACGGCACCGCGGTCGTGGAGATGGCGAACGCGAGCGGGCTCGCGCGCGTCGACGGTCGCAACGACCCGTTGCGCGCGACGACACGCGGCACCGGCGAGCTCGTCGCGGCCGCGGCGCGCGCTGGCGCGCGCCGGATCATCGTCGGTGTCGGTGGCAGCGCGACGACCGACGGTGGGCTCGGCGCGGTCGACGCGCTCGGATGGTCGCTCGCGGGACTCGACGTCGTCGTCGCGTGCGACGTGCACACGCGCTTCGTCGACGCGGCGCGTGTGTTCGGCCCGCAGAAGGGGGCGACCGACGCGCAGGTCGCGCTCTTGACGCGCCGGTTGCAGAGCGTCGCGCAGCAGTACCTCGACCGGACGGCATTCGACGTGCACGGTGTCGAGGGTGGCGGTGCAGCAGGCGGGCTGGCCGGTGGCCTCGCCGCGATCGGTGCCCGTCTCGAACCCGGCTTCGACGTCGTCGCGCGCGTCGCGGGCTTCGAGGACGCGGTTGCGGACGCCGACGCCGTCGTCACCGGGGAGGGAAAGCTCGACCCGACGAGCTTCGACGGCAAGGTCGTCGGCGGCGTGCTCGAGTGGGCGGGCGAGCTCGGCGTCGAGCACCGCGCGGTGATCGCCGGTCAGGTGACGCCCGAGGCGCGTGACGAGGCGTCCGTCCTCGGCGACGTGCAGGTGCTCGCGCTCACCGACCGCGTCTGGCAGGCGGGCGAGGCGTTCCAGCGCGCCGGCACGCTCGTCGAGGAGGCCGCGATCGAGGCCGGCAAGGACGCGCTGACGAAGATGCGGCACTGA
- a CDS encoding glucosyl-3-phosphoglycerate synthase yields the protein MSLPFAPSHHRDFTPAALAAVKAALGTTVSVCLPARDEVATVGPIVAGIRRELAERVPLVDEIVVMDDGSTDGTAAAAAAAGARVVGAAEVLPDAGPGTGKGNVLWKSLFACEGDLLCWVDADIRGFEPHFVTGLVGPLLTRAEIGFVKGFYRRPTGDDGDGGGRVTELVARPLVSQLFPHLTGFVQPLSGEYAGRRELLEAVPFVEGWGVELGLLVDVVDRYGLGAVAQVDLGTRRHRNRPLDELGPQATEILVTALRRAGIDVSDGRDLVRFTDAHVVERVPVETRERPPMHTVAAYRAKFSRELSA from the coding sequence GTGTCCCTGCCGTTCGCGCCGTCCCACCACCGCGACTTCACGCCGGCCGCCCTGGCGGCGGTGAAGGCGGCGCTCGGGACGACCGTCTCGGTGTGCCTCCCCGCCCGCGACGAGGTCGCCACGGTCGGCCCGATCGTGGCCGGCATCCGCCGTGAGCTGGCCGAACGCGTCCCGCTCGTCGACGAGATCGTCGTCATGGACGACGGCTCGACGGACGGCACGGCCGCGGCCGCGGCCGCGGCAGGGGCGCGGGTCGTCGGGGCCGCCGAGGTGCTGCCCGATGCGGGACCGGGGACGGGCAAGGGCAACGTCCTGTGGAAGTCGCTGTTCGCGTGCGAGGGCGACCTCCTGTGCTGGGTCGACGCGGACATCCGGGGCTTCGAGCCGCACTTCGTCACGGGTCTCGTCGGCCCGCTGCTGACCCGCGCCGAGATCGGCTTCGTGAAGGGCTTCTACCGCCGCCCGACCGGCGACGACGGCGACGGCGGGGGCCGGGTGACCGAGCTCGTGGCCCGGCCGCTCGTCTCGCAGCTGTTCCCCCACCTCACCGGGTTCGTGCAGCCGCTGTCCGGCGAGTACGCGGGCCGGCGCGAACTCCTCGAAGCCGTCCCGTTCGTCGAGGGTTGGGGCGTCGAGCTCGGGCTGCTCGTCGACGTCGTCGACCGGTACGGCCTGGGTGCCGTCGCGCAGGTCGACCTCGGGACGCGCCGGCACCGCAACCGCCCGCTGGACGAGCTCGGCCCGCAGGCGACGGAGATCCTCGTGACGGCCTTGCGGCGCGCGGGCATCGACGTGAGCGACGGGCGGGACCTCGTGCGGTTCACGGACGCGCACGTCGTCGAGCGGGTGCCCGTCGAGACGCGCGAGCGTCCGCCGATGCACACCGTCGCCGCGTACCGGGCGAAGTTCTCGCGCGAGCTCTCCGCATAG
- the thrC gene encoding threonine synthase, which yields MPHVAGLRCRECGREYDVAPTYTCEWCFGPLEVVYDYASIRKTVTRESIAAGPASIWRYQDLLPVERAAAVDLGAGFSPLIRADRLAAELGLSEVWVKNDTVNPTNSFKDRVTEVALSKALDFGFKTAACASTGNLANAVAAHAARAGLHSFVFIPSNLEAGKVVTTGIYGGNLVAIDGNYDDVNRLCAELAGTYRWAFVNVNMRPFYAEGSKTLAFETAEQLGWETPDHVVVPVASGSLLTKIHKGFHELHEVGLLDAEPNVRVSGAQALGCSPVATAWIEASDTIRPVKPDTIAKSLAIGNPADGYFALDAVRSTGGGLAAVTDDEVVEGIRLLARTEGIFAETAGGVTIASLRRLAQDGVVRADERVVVYITGIGLKTIEAVAPRVAPTATIAPTLDAFHDVFTPDTIED from the coding sequence ATGCCCCACGTGGCCGGACTTCGGTGTCGTGAATGCGGACGTGAGTACGACGTCGCGCCCACCTACACCTGCGAGTGGTGCTTCGGGCCGCTCGAGGTCGTGTACGACTACGCGTCGATCAGGAAGACGGTGACCCGCGAGTCGATCGCGGCCGGGCCCGCGAGCATCTGGCGCTACCAGGACCTGTTGCCCGTCGAGCGTGCGGCGGCCGTCGACCTCGGTGCCGGGTTCTCGCCGCTGATCCGCGCGGACCGGCTCGCGGCCGAGCTCGGTCTGAGCGAGGTCTGGGTCAAGAACGACACCGTCAACCCGACGAACTCATTCAAGGACCGCGTCACCGAGGTCGCGCTGTCGAAGGCGCTCGACTTCGGGTTCAAGACGGCCGCGTGCGCGTCGACCGGGAACCTCGCCAACGCGGTCGCCGCGCACGCCGCGCGCGCCGGGCTGCACAGCTTCGTGTTCATCCCGTCGAACCTCGAGGCCGGCAAGGTCGTGACGACCGGCATCTACGGCGGGAACCTCGTCGCGATCGACGGGAACTACGACGACGTCAACCGTCTCTGCGCCGAGCTCGCCGGCACGTACCGCTGGGCGTTCGTGAACGTCAACATGCGGCCGTTCTACGCCGAGGGCTCGAAGACGCTCGCGTTCGAGACGGCCGAGCAGCTCGGCTGGGAGACGCCCGACCACGTCGTCGTGCCGGTCGCGAGCGGCTCGCTCCTCACGAAGATCCACAAGGGGTTCCACGAGCTGCACGAGGTCGGACTGCTCGACGCCGAGCCGAACGTGCGCGTCTCGGGCGCGCAGGCGCTCGGATGCTCACCGGTCGCGACCGCGTGGATCGAGGCGAGCGACACGATCCGTCCCGTGAAGCCGGACACGATCGCGAAGTCGCTCGCGATCGGGAACCCGGCCGACGGCTACTTCGCGCTCGACGCGGTGCGCAGCACCGGCGGCGGGCTCGCGGCCGTCACCGACGACGAGGTCGTCGAGGGCATCCGGTTGCTCGCGCGGACCGAGGGGATCTTCGCCGAGACCGCGGGCGGCGTGACGATCGCGAGCCTCAGGCGTCTCGCGCAGGATGGCGTGGTCCGCGCCGACGAGCGCGTCGTGGTGTACATCACGGGCATCGGGTTGAAGACGATCGAGGCGGTCGCGCCGCGCGTGGCACCGACGGCGACGATCGCGCCGACGCTCGATGCGTTCCACGACGTGTTCACGCCGGACACCATCGAGGACTGA
- a CDS encoding ubiquitin-like small modifier protein 1: MPVSVRIPTQLRELSGGRSEVEVDGGNVAEVLAGLEKLHPGFANRLHDDDGSLRRFVNVFVADEDIRFLQGLDTAVKDGDTVSIVPAVAGG, from the coding sequence ATGCCCGTGTCCGTCCGCATCCCGACGCAGCTGCGCGAGCTGTCCGGCGGCAGGTCCGAGGTCGAGGTCGACGGCGGCAACGTCGCCGAGGTGCTCGCCGGGCTCGAGAAGCTGCACCCGGGCTTCGCGAACCGACTCCACGACGACGACGGCTCGTTGCGCCGCTTCGTCAACGTGTTCGTCGCCGACGAGGACATCCGCTTCCTGCAGGGTCTCGACACCGCGGTCAAGGACGGCGACACCGTCAGCATCGTCCCCGCCGTCGCCGGCGGCTGA
- a CDS encoding metal-dependent transcriptional regulator yields the protein MAEMHDATEEYLETILEIEEEGVVPIRARLVERLGLSAPAVSETVNRLVDQGYAELLGDRSLRLTPKGRALATTVVRRHRLAERLLTDVIGLEWEKVHREADRWEHAISADVEEKLVALLGDPATCPHGNPIPGSKQRVDAGDAVALSKASPGGMVVSRISEKMELDDDALRLLASLRLVPGSHGIVVSHSTDGTVVKTDAGEHTVPSRIADLMYVRAA from the coding sequence ATGGCCGAGATGCACGACGCCACCGAGGAGTACCTCGAGACCATCCTCGAGATCGAGGAGGAGGGCGTCGTCCCGATCCGGGCCCGGCTCGTCGAGCGGCTCGGCCTGTCCGCGCCGGCCGTCTCCGAGACCGTCAACCGCCTCGTCGACCAGGGCTACGCGGAGCTGCTCGGGGACCGCAGCCTGCGGCTCACACCGAAGGGCCGCGCGCTGGCGACGACCGTCGTTCGGCGCCACCGGCTCGCGGAGCGGCTCCTGACCGACGTGATCGGGCTCGAGTGGGAGAAGGTGCACCGCGAGGCCGACCGCTGGGAGCACGCGATCTCGGCCGACGTGGAGGAGAAGCTCGTCGCGCTGCTCGGCGACCCGGCGACGTGCCCGCACGGCAACCCCATCCCGGGCTCGAAGCAGCGCGTCGACGCCGGCGACGCGGTGGCGTTGAGCAAGGCCTCGCCGGGCGGCATGGTCGTGAGCCGCATCAGCGAGAAGATGGAGCTCGACGACGACGCGCTCCGCCTGCTCGCCTCGCTGCGTCTCGTGCCCGGCTCCCACGGCATCGTCGTGAGCCACTCGACGGACGGGACGGTCGTCAAGACCGACGCCGGCGAGCACACGGTCCCGTCACGCATCGCCGACCTCATGTACGTGCGCGCCGCCTGA
- a CDS encoding trehalose-6-phosphate synthase, producing the protein MIVVSHRGPYSFARRDDGTFETRRGAGGVVSALTPLLARQGHVWVAAAMTDDDRAAVHAGAARDDDIDLTLLDIDPALHRMHYDVVSNGVLWFLHHVLFDLPRRPRFDHRFREAWEAYRTVNQVFADAVTARAGDGEVVLVQDYQLALTPGMIRRVRPDLHVGHFTHTPFSGPSMMRVLPDDVADEICASMAGGPAGFHTARWVAQYRSTVTELLGIDAPAFAASFGPDREALAEVAESDETAAARDALDELVGDRRVVLRTDRMELSKNIVRGFLAYDRFLETHAEWHERVVFVAYLYPSREGLAEYLAYAQEVEQAAARVNERWARRDWTPVVVNSRDDFPRSVAGLQRSDVLLVNPIKDGLNLVAKEGPILNRRDGVLCLSREAGAYEELGDAAVRVHPYDLEQTAAALHTALDMDAVERRARAKTLCERASARTPHDWLVDQLRACGVEPDRVN; encoded by the coding sequence ATGATCGTCGTCTCGCACCGGGGTCCGTACTCGTTCGCGCGGCGCGACGACGGCACGTTCGAGACGCGTCGCGGCGCGGGGGGCGTCGTGAGCGCGTTGACGCCGCTGCTCGCGCGCCAAGGTCACGTCTGGGTCGCGGCCGCGATGACCGACGACGACCGCGCCGCCGTGCACGCCGGCGCGGCGCGCGACGACGACATCGACCTGACGCTCCTCGACATCGACCCCGCGCTGCACCGCATGCACTACGACGTCGTGTCGAACGGCGTCCTGTGGTTCCTCCACCACGTGCTCTTCGACCTGCCGCGGCGACCGCGCTTCGACCACCGCTTCCGGGAGGCCTGGGAGGCGTACCGAACCGTGAACCAGGTGTTCGCCGACGCGGTGACGGCACGCGCCGGGGACGGTGAGGTCGTCCTCGTGCAGGACTACCAGCTCGCGCTGACGCCCGGGATGATCCGCCGGGTGCGCCCGGACCTCCACGTCGGGCACTTCACGCACACGCCGTTCAGCGGTCCGAGCATGATGCGCGTGCTGCCCGACGACGTCGCGGACGAGATCTGCGCGTCGATGGCGGGCGGGCCCGCCGGCTTCCACACCGCTCGCTGGGTCGCCCAGTACCGCTCGACGGTGACGGAGCTCCTGGGCATCGACGCGCCCGCGTTCGCGGCGTCGTTCGGTCCGGACCGCGAGGCGCTCGCCGAGGTCGCCGAGTCCGACGAGACGGCCGCGGCACGCGACGCGCTCGACGAGCTCGTCGGCGACCGGCGCGTCGTGCTGCGCACCGACCGGATGGAGCTCTCGAAGAACATCGTGCGTGGGTTCCTCGCGTACGACCGGTTCCTCGAGACGCACGCCGAATGGCACGAGCGAGTCGTGTTCGTGGCCTACCTGTACCCGTCACGCGAGGGGCTCGCCGAGTACCTCGCGTACGCGCAGGAGGTCGAGCAGGCGGCCGCGCGCGTGAACGAGCGGTGGGCGCGTCGGGACTGGACACCCGTCGTGGTGAACAGCCGCGACGACTTCCCGCGCAGCGTGGCCGGTCTCCAGCGCTCGGACGTGCTGCTCGTCAACCCGATCAAGGACGGGCTCAACCTCGTCGCGAAGGAAGGTCCCATCCTCAACCGCCGCGACGGCGTCCTGTGCCTGTCGCGAGAGGCGGGTGCGTACGAGGAGCTCGGTGACGCGGCCGTGCGCGTGCACCCGTACGACCTCGAGCAGACCGCGGCCGCCTTGCACACCGCGCTCGACATGGACGCCGTCGAGCGGCGGGCGCGCGCCAAGACGCTGTGCGAGCGTGCGTCGGCGCGCACTCCGCACGACTGGCTCGTGGATCAGCTGCGCGCGTGCGGGGTCGAGCCCGACCGCGTCAACTGA
- the groL gene encoding chaperonin GroEL (60 kDa chaperone family; promotes refolding of misfolded polypeptides especially under stressful conditions; forms two stacked rings of heptamers to form a barrel-shaped 14mer; ends can be capped by GroES; misfolded proteins enter the barrel where they are refolded when GroES binds), protein MPKQIAYSENGRRALEAGMNKLADAVRVTLGPKGRNVVLEKKWGAPTITNDGVSIAKEIELEDPYEKIGAELVKEVAKKTDDVAGDGTTTATVLAWAMVREGLRNVAAGANPMSLKRGIELAVERAVDSIKSSAQQVKESGEQVSNVAAISANDKEIGSMIAEALGKVGKDGVITVEESQTFGMELDLVEGMRFDKGYISPYFVTDPERMEAVLDDAYVLLVSSKISAVKDLLPVLEKVMQSGRPLAVIAEDVEGEALATLVVNKIRGTFKSCAVKAPGFGERRKAMLQDMAILTGGQVISEEVGLKLENVGLDLLGKARKVVITKDETTIVEGAGSRADVQGRINQIRTEIENTDSDYDREKLQERLAKLSGGVAIIKVGAATEVELKEKKHRIEDAVQTTKAAVEEGVVPGGGVALLRSQAKVNELATTLDGDEATGARMVARALEEPLKQIAVNAGMEGGVIVEKVRSLKGANGLNAATGDYEDLVKAGVIDAAKVTRSALQNAASIAALFLTTEAVVADKPEEKSAAPAMPGGGMDGMGDF, encoded by the coding sequence ATGCCGAAGCAGATCGCGTACAGCGAGAACGGGCGCCGGGCGCTCGAGGCGGGCATGAACAAGCTCGCCGATGCCGTCCGGGTCACGCTCGGGCCGAAGGGCCGGAACGTGGTGCTCGAGAAGAAGTGGGGCGCGCCGACGATCACGAACGACGGCGTCTCCATCGCCAAGGAGATCGAGCTCGAGGACCCGTACGAGAAGATCGGTGCCGAGCTCGTCAAGGAGGTCGCGAAGAAGACCGACGACGTCGCCGGTGACGGCACCACGACCGCGACGGTGCTCGCGTGGGCGATGGTGCGCGAGGGCCTGCGCAACGTCGCGGCCGGCGCGAACCCGATGAGCCTGAAGCGCGGCATCGAGCTCGCGGTCGAGCGCGCGGTCGACTCGATCAAGTCGTCGGCGCAGCAGGTGAAGGAGTCGGGCGAGCAGGTCTCGAACGTCGCCGCCATCTCGGCGAACGACAAGGAGATCGGCTCGATGATCGCCGAGGCGCTCGGCAAGGTCGGCAAGGACGGCGTGATCACCGTCGAGGAGAGCCAGACCTTCGGCATGGAGCTCGACCTCGTCGAGGGGATGCGCTTCGACAAGGGCTACATCTCGCCGTACTTCGTCACCGACCCGGAGCGCATGGAGGCCGTCCTCGACGACGCCTACGTCCTGCTCGTCAGCTCGAAGATCTCGGCGGTCAAGGACCTGCTCCCGGTGTTGGAGAAGGTCATGCAGTCAGGCCGTCCGCTCGCGGTGATCGCGGAGGACGTCGAGGGCGAGGCGCTCGCCACGCTCGTCGTCAACAAGATCCGCGGCACGTTCAAGTCGTGCGCGGTGAAGGCGCCCGGCTTCGGCGAGCGTCGCAAGGCGATGCTCCAGGACATGGCCATCCTGACGGGCGGCCAGGTCATCAGTGAGGAGGTCGGCCTCAAGCTCGAGAACGTCGGGCTCGACCTGCTCGGCAAGGCCCGCAAGGTCGTCATCACGAAGGACGAGACGACGATCGTCGAGGGTGCCGGCTCGCGTGCCGACGTCCAGGGCCGCATCAACCAGATCCGCACCGAGATCGAGAACACCGACTCCGACTACGACCGCGAGAAGCTGCAGGAGCGGCTCGCGAAGCTGTCGGGTGGCGTCGCGATCATCAAGGTCGGTGCCGCGACCGAGGTCGAGCTCAAGGAGAAGAAGCACCGCATCGAGGACGCGGTGCAGACGACCAAGGCCGCGGTCGAGGAGGGTGTGGTGCCCGGTGGTGGCGTCGCGCTGCTCCGCTCTCAGGCCAAGGTGAACGAGCTCGCCACGACGCTCGACGGTGACGAGGCGACGGGTGCGCGCATGGTCGCCCGTGCGCTCGAGGAGCCGCTCAAGCAGATCGCGGTGAACGCGGGCATGGAGGGCGGCGTCATCGTCGAGAAGGTGCGCAGCCTGAAGGGTGCCAACGGCCTCAACGCCGCGACGGGCGACTACGAGGACCTCGTCAAGGCCGGCGTCATCGACGCTGCGAAGGTGACGCGCTCGGCGCTGCAGAACGCGGCCTCGATCGCGGCGCTGTTCCTCACGACCGAGGCGGTCGTCGCCGACAAGCCCGAGGAGAAGTCCGCGGCGCCGGCGATGCCCGGCGGCGGCATGGACGGCATGGGCGACTTCTAG
- the otsB gene encoding trehalose-phosphatase: MNLVATLADGDAARLAVLSDFDGSLSQIVDEPDDAVALPAARDALAAVARRAGLVAVVSGRPVAFLREQLPIDGLRYVGQYGLEWTDDNGAITYDDRAEPYLDAVARVADEADARFPSAWIERKGRLAVTLHWRMHPELGDDVTRWADDAAARHGLAVYPTRMARELRPPVPVDKGTAVGALLDAHPAIDRACFAGDDHGDLAAFQALRDHRAAGRLRDAVRIAVRSDEAPPDLLARADVAVDGPAGLAALLDELARSLS, translated from the coding sequence GTGAACCTGGTCGCGACGCTCGCGGACGGTGATGCCGCGCGCCTCGCCGTCCTGTCCGACTTCGACGGGTCGCTGTCGCAGATCGTCGACGAGCCCGACGACGCGGTCGCGCTGCCCGCCGCCCGCGACGCGCTCGCCGCCGTCGCGCGCCGTGCCGGTCTCGTCGCCGTCGTGAGCGGCCGGCCGGTCGCGTTCCTGCGTGAGCAGCTCCCGATCGATGGTCTGCGCTACGTCGGGCAGTACGGCCTCGAGTGGACCGACGACAACGGCGCGATCACGTACGACGACCGCGCCGAGCCCTACCTCGACGCCGTAGCCCGAGTCGCCGATGAGGCCGACGCGCGCTTCCCGTCCGCGTGGATCGAGCGCAAAGGTCGTCTCGCGGTCACGCTGCACTGGAGGATGCATCCCGAGCTCGGCGACGACGTGACGCGCTGGGCCGACGACGCCGCCGCGCGCCACGGCCTGGCGGTGTACCCGACCCGGATGGCGCGCGAGCTGAGACCGCCAGTACCCGTCGACAAGGGCACTGCGGTCGGCGCGCTGCTGGACGCGCACCCTGCGATCGACCGGGCGTGCTTCGCCGGTGACGACCACGGCGATCTCGCCGCGTTCCAGGCCCTCCGTGACCACCGCGCTGCGGGGCGGTTGCGGGACGCCGTGCGCATCGCGGTCCGTTCCGACGAAGCGCCGCCGGACCTGCTCGCACGGGCGGACGTCGCCGTCGACGGACCGGCCGGTCTCGCCGCGCTGCTCGACGAGCTCGCGCGCTCGCTCAGTTGA